The following are encoded in a window of Paenibacillaceae bacterium GAS479 genomic DNA:
- a CDS encoding Predicted kinase, aminoglycoside phosphotransferase (APT) family: MIQITVDLVRRLIQSQFPQWRDMEIRPVEKSGHDNRTFRLGNDMTVRLPSHERYASAVEKELTWLPIFKPLLSLPIPAPVAKGEPTEEYTLPWSVNRWIEGDTVTHANISDLNEFAEDLARFLKELQAIDASEGIPAGVQNFHRGGNLAVYDQDSRSVIETLGDRFDQKLLTEIWELALATNYQSAPLWLHGDVAVGNLLVKDGRLSGVIDFGTMGVGDPSSDLVMAWNFFDDTSRKIFLDRMGFDADTVNRARGWALWKALITYSWNEPGSEISNWGRNVIDVIVRDYKR, from the coding sequence TCAGTGGAGGGATATGGAGATCCGCCCTGTAGAAAAAAGCGGACACGACAATCGTACGTTTCGGCTAGGAAATGATATGACGGTTCGTCTGCCAAGTCATGAACGTTACGCTTCGGCTGTCGAGAAGGAACTGACATGGCTTCCGATTTTCAAACCACTTCTGTCTTTACCGATTCCGGCTCCTGTTGCAAAGGGCGAGCCTACCGAGGAGTATACCCTCCCCTGGTCCGTCAATCGATGGATTGAAGGCGACACCGTCACACATGCCAACATATCCGATTTGAACGAATTTGCCGAAGACCTTGCGAGATTCTTGAAGGAATTGCAAGCAATCGATGCAAGCGAAGGCATACCCGCAGGCGTCCAAAACTTCCATCGCGGTGGAAATTTAGCTGTATATGATCAGGATTCCAGGTCCGTTATTGAAACGTTAGGCGACCGCTTCGATCAAAAGCTTTTAACCGAGATATGGGAACTAGCCCTTGCAACCAACTATCAATCGGCGCCGCTATGGCTGCATGGTGACGTTGCAGTGGGCAACCTGCTTGTGAAGGATGGACGATTATCCGGCGTCATCGACTTTGGAACGATGGGAGTTGGCGATCCTTCAAGCGATCTTGTAATGGCATGGAATTTTTTTGACGATACAAGCCGCAAAATCTTCCTGGATCGCATGGGCTTTGATGCAGATACCGTTAATCGCGCACGCGGCTGGGCTTTGTGGAAAGCACTCATCACCTACAGTTGGAATGAACCCGGCTCGGAAATTTCGAATTGGGGACGGAACGTAATAGATGTTATTGTTCGGGACTACAAAAGGTAA
- a CDS encoding Glycosyl transferase family 2 encodes MNFEWFVSLGLLACGSLLLSERRLKAARLDAKQQVDESFGEARSSAEKEVAKPDWSVIIPARDEADNLAVLLPLLAKQTVPPIEIIVVDDGSKDGTAETAAAYPGVTVITAGELPHGWRGKNWACSRGAETARGSRLLFLDADTRPAEGFLAAAWNACGPGICLTIQPWHVTGSLREQLSAFLNSAVLAGSGRFIAGRWPDEQKLNKNRPRRLEQVQGESSAPASIKEREGRRSRWGLQMLGRVRAQRLPGAFGPCLACDRMDYEAVGGHASVRGEVLDHDRLARRFFEQGMMSRAMLGGRLLKFRMYSSGWGEMTSGWAKSIALGAGGSPLPALLLMILWISGLAGAAVGIGTELVQLLRELSQGGPANGAALAPSALPSMHTAHDAIALSDMPAASTPLGMQTALDAIALPNMLTAFSASMLLYILAALAAWKVWRHAGSFGWIAALFYPLPLIYFIVVFIYSLYRSYIRRRVSWKGRDLDVA; translated from the coding sequence ATGAACTTCGAATGGTTCGTGAGCTTGGGTCTGCTGGCCTGCGGGAGCCTGCTGTTATCCGAGAGAAGACTGAAGGCAGCCCGTCTGGACGCTAAGCAGCAAGTGGATGAATCTTTTGGCGAGGCTCGTTCGTCAGCGGAAAAGGAAGTTGCCAAACCGGACTGGAGCGTCATTATTCCGGCGCGAGATGAGGCGGATAATTTGGCTGTTCTGCTACCGCTGCTCGCCAAGCAGACCGTTCCTCCTATTGAGATTATCGTCGTTGATGATGGCTCAAAAGACGGCACAGCCGAGACGGCCGCCGCCTATCCCGGCGTAACCGTTATAACGGCGGGCGAGCTGCCGCATGGCTGGCGCGGCAAAAACTGGGCTTGCAGCCGAGGTGCAGAAACGGCCCGTGGGAGCAGGCTGCTTTTTCTTGACGCAGATACGCGTCCGGCGGAGGGGTTTTTGGCTGCGGCATGGAATGCCTGTGGCCCAGGTATTTGCCTGACGATCCAGCCTTGGCATGTGACAGGCAGCCTGCGGGAGCAGCTTTCCGCCTTTTTAAATTCGGCCGTTCTGGCTGGCTCGGGTAGATTCATAGCCGGAAGATGGCCGGACGAACAAAAGCTTAACAAAAATAGACCCCGTCGTTTGGAGCAAGTGCAGGGGGAGTCATCCGCTCCAGCGTCAATTAAGGAACGGGAGGGGCGGCGCAGCAGATGGGGGCTACAGATGCTGGGGAGGGTCCGCGCCCAGCGTTTGCCCGGAGCATTCGGGCCGTGTCTGGCTTGTGACCGAATGGACTATGAGGCGGTTGGTGGACATGCTTCCGTAAGGGGCGAGGTGCTGGATCACGATCGATTGGCGCGAAGATTTTTCGAGCAAGGCATGATGAGCCGCGCCATGCTCGGCGGGCGACTACTGAAGTTCCGCATGTACAGCAGTGGCTGGGGAGAGATGACATCCGGCTGGGCCAAAAGCATCGCGCTCGGCGCAGGCGGATCGCCGCTCCCTGCGCTGCTGCTTATGATTTTATGGATCAGTGGACTGGCGGGAGCCGCAGTCGGGATCGGCACGGAGCTTGTACAGCTCTTGCGAGAGCTATCACAAGGCGGGCCGGCGAACGGAGCAGCGCTCGCGCCGTCCGCGCTGCCGTCCATGCACACAGCGCACGATGCGATCGCACTGTCAGACATGCCCGCAGCGTCAACGCCACTAGGCATGCAGACAGCGCTCGATGCGATCGCACTGCCAAACATGCTCACAGCATTTAGCGCGTCCATGCTGTTGTACATTCTCGCCGCGCTAGCGGCATGGAAGGTTTGGCGGCATGCGGGCTCTTTCGGATGGATAGCTGCGCTCTTTTATCCGCTGCCTTTGATTTATTTTATCGTAGTGTTCATCTACTCTCTCTATCGCTCCTATATTCGCCGCAGGGTGAGCTGGAAGGGTAGGGACCTCGATGTGGCCTGA
- a CDS encoding multisubunit sodium/proton antiporter, MrpG subunit, which yields MNSAYGILAALFVLFGALLSLFSAFGLIRLPDVYLRSHAATKSATLGVLFILTGAFLYYWLVENIVSAKLLLGIAFVFLTGPVAGHLNARAAYRTGVHLWEQSTQDDLKVALQRERAEAKENAEKTHKLQ from the coding sequence ATGAATAGCGCGTATGGAATTCTCGCGGCTTTGTTCGTGCTGTTCGGAGCTTTGCTCAGTCTGTTCAGCGCCTTCGGGCTGATCCGTCTGCCTGATGTTTACTTGCGCTCGCATGCTGCGACGAAGAGTGCCACGCTGGGCGTTTTGTTCATTTTGACAGGCGCCTTCCTATACTACTGGTTAGTGGAAAATATCGTCAGTGCCAAGCTGCTGCTCGGTATCGCATTCGTGTTCCTGACCGGCCCCGTAGCAGGGCATCTGAATGCAAGAGCCGCCTACCGGACCGGCGTTCATCTTTGGGAACAAAGCACGCAGGATGACTTGAAGGTAGCATTGCAGCGGGAGCGCGCCGAGGCCAAAGAGAATGCCGAAAAAACACATAAACTTCAATAG
- a CDS encoding multisubunit sodium/proton antiporter, MrpF subunit, translating into MAEALLQISLVLLVLSITGCMYRLLKGPSVSDRIAALDTIGILMLSIIAILGILMRTTAYLDIILVIGVVSFIGTTAFARYIERGLVMEDE; encoded by the coding sequence ATGGCGGAGGCGCTGCTGCAAATATCGCTTGTACTGCTCGTGCTTTCAATTACAGGCTGCATGTACCGTCTGCTCAAAGGACCGTCCGTATCGGACCGGATAGCCGCCCTTGATACGATCGGCATCCTGATGTTGTCAATAATCGCGATTCTCGGCATTCTGATGCGGACGACCGCTTATTTGGATATTATTCTTGTCATCGGTGTGGTCAGCTTTATCGGAACGACGGCTTTCGCCCGTTATATTGAACGTGGGCTGGTGATGGAGGATGAATAG
- a CDS encoding glycosyl-4,4'-diaponeurosporenoate acyltransferase — protein MWPELGTTAVIVLDAAVWLMLHALAVTFAMRIPWQRLNKDGPLTRLRPFEQDGRWYERWLKIHLWKDFLPDGGSWVKAGFAKRKLQARNRDYLQRFAAETRRGELTHWMLFLPLPIFIGWNNALGMLIMVIYCLIANIPCILVQRYNRARLLKVMSRGRRL, from the coding sequence ATGTGGCCTGAGCTTGGGACAACAGCGGTTATTGTCCTTGATGCGGCGGTCTGGCTGATGCTGCATGCGCTAGCCGTCACCTTCGCGATGCGCATCCCGTGGCAGAGATTGAACAAAGACGGCCCCCTGACTCGCCTTCGTCCTTTTGAACAAGATGGCCGCTGGTACGAACGCTGGCTGAAAATTCACCTCTGGAAAGATTTTCTTCCAGATGGAGGAAGCTGGGTGAAGGCCGGGTTTGCCAAGCGCAAGCTGCAGGCCAGAAACCGTGACTACCTGCAAAGATTTGCGGCAGAGACGCGTAGAGGCGAGCTGACTCACTGGATGTTGTTCCTTCCTTTACCCATTTTCATAGGATGGAATAACGCGTTAGGCATGCTTATCATGGTGATTTATTGTCTTATCGCGAACATTCCTTGTATTCTCGTGCAACGCTACAATCGGGCGCGTCTATTGAAAGTCATGTCGCGAGGGCGGCGATTGTGA
- a CDS encoding diapolycopene oxygenase — translation MSKKIIVVGGGLAGLSAAIRLRADGHEVTVLEKNERAGGKLNIRSGLGYQFDTGPSILTMPWTLEKLFESAGRNLHDYLTVQRVEPQWRGLYEDGTVLDLVGDLPAMLDAIGELSPEDRERFLGYLDYCRKQYDLSMKSVYSRSLSGLPDLRHQHTLRELFAMDPLKTVSQLTEQHLLHPHLRQIFQFFTMYIGSSPYAAPAVLSQLVYVQMGLGIYFVKGGMYEIARAELKLLQELGVPVRTGAEVTRIIETGGRASGVRLSSGEELHADIVVCNMEAIPAHRTLLKEVSGSERQMAKLGKFEPSVSGHVLLLGVNRSYDQFKHHNFFFSRNPEREFHDMFVDRVPTVDPTVYVGISSKSDPSQAPDDCENWFVLTHVPPIQQGESWEENRRAYRDLVLDKLERMGAEDLRSHIVYEEQFIPDDLQSLYGANGGSIYGVVTDRKLNGGFKIPSRSPLLEGLYFVGGSTHPGGGVPMVTLSGQLTADLIREDLSRSQAI, via the coding sequence ATGAGCAAAAAAATCATCGTTGTCGGAGGAGGACTCGCTGGCCTATCAGCGGCAATCCGGCTGCGTGCGGACGGTCATGAGGTGACCGTTCTCGAAAAAAACGAGCGGGCAGGCGGCAAACTTAACATTCGTTCAGGTCTCGGTTATCAGTTTGATACCGGTCCTTCCATTCTTACGATGCCATGGACGCTGGAAAAGCTTTTCGAATCTGCAGGCCGCAATCTGCATGATTACTTGACAGTTCAGAGAGTTGAGCCGCAGTGGAGAGGACTCTATGAGGATGGAACTGTACTGGATCTAGTGGGCGATTTGCCCGCGATGCTGGATGCAATCGGTGAACTATCTCCTGAGGATCGCGAGCGGTTCCTTGGCTATCTAGATTACTGTCGCAAACAATACGATCTAAGCATGAAAAGCGTCTACAGCCGCTCCCTATCCGGCTTGCCGGATTTGCGCCATCAGCATACGCTCAGGGAGCTATTCGCCATGGATCCCTTGAAAACCGTCTCCCAGCTGACGGAGCAGCATTTGCTGCATCCCCATCTGCGCCAAATCTTTCAGTTTTTCACGATGTATATTGGATCCTCCCCTTATGCTGCGCCGGCCGTACTGTCTCAGCTGGTCTATGTGCAAATGGGGCTTGGCATCTACTTCGTAAAAGGCGGTATGTACGAGATTGCTCGTGCAGAGCTCAAGCTGCTCCAGGAGCTTGGCGTTCCTGTACGAACGGGAGCCGAGGTGACGCGCATTATCGAGACAGGCGGCCGCGCCTCCGGCGTGCGTTTGTCGAGCGGAGAAGAACTGCATGCTGATATCGTCGTTTGTAATATGGAGGCGATTCCGGCGCATCGCACTTTACTGAAGGAAGTTTCCGGCAGCGAGCGCCAGATGGCTAAGCTCGGCAAATTTGAGCCATCCGTATCGGGCCATGTGCTGCTGCTCGGCGTGAACCGCAGCTATGACCAATTCAAGCATCATAATTTCTTTTTCTCCCGCAATCCGGAACGGGAGTTCCACGATATGTTCGTGGATCGGGTTCCAACCGTCGATCCCACCGTCTATGTCGGCATCTCCTCCAAAAGTGATCCGAGTCAGGCGCCTGACGACTGCGAGAACTGGTTCGTACTAACTCATGTGCCGCCGATCCAGCAAGGCGAGAGCTGGGAGGAGAATCGCAGAGCGTACCGGGATCTCGTTTTGGACAAATTGGAGCGCATGGGAGCCGAGGATCTCCGCTCCCATATTGTATACGAGGAACAATTCATCCCGGATGATCTGCAGTCGCTCTACGGGGCGAACGGCGGATCGATCTATGGCGTTGTGACCGACCGCAAGCTGAACGGCGGCTTCAAAATCCCAAGCCGCAGCCCTCTGCTGGAAGGACTCTACTTTGTCGGCGGTTCAACCCATCCGGGCGGCGGCGTGCCGATGGTCACGCTGAGCGGCCAACTGACAGCGGATCTGATCCGCGAGGACCTGTCTCGCTCGCAGGCGATCTGA
- a CDS encoding multisubunit sodium/proton antiporter, MrpE subunit: MASQFLINLLIAFLWMFLYDDPSFPRFIVGFLLGMVFIGLLNRFLKKDFYLRKVVAVLNLLGIFIRELFLSSFTVIFQILKPKLTIRPGIVALQTELKSDGELTLLSCLICLTPGTLTLDVSDDNRTLYIHAMDIGDAEQLKLQIRNSFEKAIMEVTR; encoded by the coding sequence GTGGCTTCCCAGTTTCTAATCAATCTGCTCATCGCGTTTCTGTGGATGTTTCTATATGATGATCCCTCTTTTCCGCGCTTTATCGTCGGCTTCCTGCTCGGTATGGTGTTCATCGGCTTGCTCAACCGTTTTCTCAAGAAAGACTTCTACCTGCGCAAAGTAGTAGCTGTGCTAAATTTACTTGGCATCTTTATTCGAGAACTTTTTTTGTCCAGCTTCACGGTCATCTTTCAGATTTTGAAGCCGAAGCTGACGATCCGCCCAGGCATCGTAGCCCTCCAGACAGAGCTAAAATCGGACGGAGAATTAACGCTACTGTCATGTCTGATATGTCTGACGCCTGGTACGCTTACGCTGGATGTATCGGATGATAACCGAACTCTTTATATTCATGCGATGGATATTGGCGATGCCGAACAGCTCAAGCTGCAAATCCGCAATTCATTCGAGAAGGCAATCATGGAGGTGACTCGCTGA
- a CDS encoding RNA polymerase sigma-70 factor, ECF subfamily (non-canonical start codon;~manually curated) yields MHLQNEETFESLYFQYFDRIHRIICLKKGSEDAEDLAHKVFVKALEHGPMFRNQCSPFTWLYRITMNTIIDEFRKVQNRKREENFSFESALLSKDFTTNVEMRIDLSSALKNFNELDREIITLRFFIDCSFEEIASIVGMRKSAVKNRLYRALGRLRTELLDWGGCKPMSVGEWISLVNVLEDKDNAVGNRAVTEEIFNELKVNLDKITDHIGPLNKKISIEIYPDIDTFHAQTGKPNGPDWYIAMLANDGSTIKMVSPLNPGPLHSYQSVIKAALSLFATAVTLAINKEIPLWLRAGIGHYEVNHAWGDLSKEVKSYLQ; encoded by the coding sequence ATACACTTACAAAATGAAGAAACATTCGAATCGTTATATTTTCAATATTTTGATCGAATACACCGAATAATCTGCTTGAAAAAAGGTTCTGAGGACGCAGAAGACTTAGCTCATAAAGTTTTTGTTAAAGCCTTAGAGCACGGACCTATGTTTCGGAATCAATGCAGTCCGTTCACTTGGCTATATCGCATTACGATGAACACGATTATCGATGAATTTCGTAAGGTCCAAAATCGTAAGCGAGAAGAGAATTTCTCATTTGAATCTGCCCTATTATCTAAGGATTTTACAACCAATGTAGAAATGAGAATTGATTTATCGAGTGCATTGAAGAATTTTAATGAATTAGATCGGGAGATTATTACGCTTAGGTTTTTCATTGATTGTTCTTTTGAAGAGATTGCATCGATTGTTGGAATGCGCAAAAGCGCTGTAAAGAACAGACTGTATCGAGCATTAGGTAGGCTGCGCACGGAATTACTCGATTGGGGAGGCTGTAAGCCGATGTCAGTTGGTGAATGGATCAGTCTGGTAAATGTATTAGAAGATAAGGATAATGCCGTTGGGAACAGAGCCGTAACAGAAGAAATCTTTAATGAGCTTAAAGTCAACTTAGACAAAATCACGGACCATATTGGACCGCTAAACAAAAAAATTAGTATTGAAATATATCCAGATATAGATACATTTCACGCTCAGACGGGAAAGCCGAATGGACCAGATTGGTATATTGCGATGCTGGCGAATGATGGATCAACCATAAAAATGGTTTCGCCCCTTAACCCAGGACCGCTACATTCCTATCAATCCGTAATAAAAGCTGCACTAAGCCTTTTTGCTACAGCAGTCACTCTTGCTATTAACAAAGAGATCCCACTATGGCTTAGAGCAGGCATTGGTCATTATGAAGTTAATCATGCTTGGGGCGACCTTTCAAAAGAAGTAAAATCATACCTGCAGTAA
- a CDS encoding methyl-accepting chemotaxis protein yields MDGSLTVLDKRNRLFVKLIWGLLALGVLADYGAGLPSSMIWMLVIIGSLTCGFATLLTYMRIFRSFIMYLVASILTLIIVLLIVLDPNPIVSTYFMVYVNIGLMTLYANYKPIIFSGVLGMGVSTYLYLTPEYKEKLFPGESLIYLYLYLILFTVSLVFSMRFSERLQRQVVEEGKVAAEANRESALLLEKMKDTVMTLNDFSSRYSGEVAAAGQISREVTAAFGEMSAASEHQTSAMQRVSASIDSVESAVGNLAGKTSSLAELSEETTELARSGSEGMSQLMGSMNQVERIMAGLVELMEDMERQNAKVGDINRSISDIASQTQLLSLNASIEAAHAGEQGRGFAVVADAVGKLADSSSIAAGDIAEILESIRQRMEAVGAAVAEGQQAVRASSGLTEEVGHSVGRIKSNSDKVLEHAGASVQASAQLEQDYHQIAGDTASMASLTEQNQASMEEINASMAEQHSQIVGISSGYEKLNELVAELRYLVQQRSTGK; encoded by the coding sequence ATGGATGGATCATTGACGGTGCTGGACAAGCGTAACCGGCTGTTTGTTAAATTGATCTGGGGCCTGCTGGCGTTAGGAGTTTTGGCGGATTATGGGGCAGGTTTACCGAGCTCCATGATCTGGATGTTGGTGATTATTGGAAGCTTAACCTGTGGATTCGCAACGCTTCTGACTTATATGCGGATATTCAGATCTTTCATCATGTATTTAGTCGCCAGCATTTTGACGCTGATCATCGTTCTGCTTATCGTTTTGGATCCCAATCCGATTGTCAGTACTTATTTCATGGTTTATGTGAACATTGGTTTGATGACTCTTTACGCGAACTATAAGCCAATTATTTTCTCTGGCGTGCTCGGAATGGGTGTCAGCACCTATCTGTATTTAACACCGGAATATAAAGAAAAGCTGTTTCCCGGGGAAAGTTTGATTTACCTGTATCTTTACCTGATCCTCTTTACGGTGAGCCTTGTTTTCTCGATGCGCTTCAGTGAGCGGTTGCAGCGACAGGTCGTAGAAGAAGGCAAAGTTGCTGCTGAGGCAAACCGAGAGTCGGCCTTGCTTTTGGAGAAGATGAAAGATACCGTCATGACCTTGAACGACTTCAGCTCTCGCTACAGTGGCGAGGTAGCTGCAGCGGGGCAAATCTCACGCGAGGTGACGGCTGCATTCGGCGAGATGAGTGCAGCCTCCGAGCATCAGACAAGCGCTATGCAACGTGTCTCTGCATCGATTGATTCCGTCGAGTCAGCGGTCGGCAACTTGGCCGGTAAAACTTCGTCCCTGGCAGAGCTTTCGGAAGAGACGACGGAGCTTGCCCGCAGCGGCAGCGAAGGTATGTCCCAATTGATGGGATCTATGAACCAGGTGGAGCGCATTATGGCGGGCTTGGTGGAGCTGATGGAGGATATGGAGCGCCAGAATGCAAAGGTTGGCGACATTAACCGCAGCATCAGCGATATTGCCAGCCAGACTCAGTTGCTCTCGCTCAATGCCTCAATCGAGGCTGCTCACGCAGGGGAGCAAGGCCGCGGCTTTGCCGTCGTAGCCGATGCGGTAGGCAAGCTGGCGGACAGCTCCAGCATCGCGGCTGGTGACATTGCCGAGATTCTGGAGAGCATCCGGCAGCGGATGGAGGCGGTCGGTGCTGCGGTGGCTGAAGGCCAACAGGCCGTTCGAGCGAGCTCCGGGCTGACGGAGGAAGTTGGACATTCTGTCGGACGGATCAAAAGCAATAGCGACAAAGTGCTGGAACACGCCGGTGCTTCTGTACAGGCATCAGCGCAGCTGGAACAAGATTATCACCAAATCGCCGGAGATACGGCTTCCATGGCTTCTTTAACCGAGCAGAATCAGGCGTCAATGGAAGAGATCAATGCGAGCATGGCGGAGCAGCATAGCCAGATTGTAGGCATTTCCAGTGGTTATGAGAAGCTGAACGAGCTCGTAGCCGAGCTTAGATATCTTGTTCAGCAACGGAGTACGGGGAAATAA
- a CDS encoding undecaprenyl-diphosphatase, which produces MDYIKAIILAIVEGLTEFLPVSSTGHMILVADLLNFVGERAKTFEVVVQLGAVLAVFVLYFKRFIGFLKFDFSKGAGLNAIHVALGMIPAGVMGVLLHGFIKQYLFGTATVLVALIAGGVLMIAAEQYQKRHVPSAETVDDITYKQAFGIGVFQILALWSGFSRSGSTISGGIFMGTSQKAAADFTFILSVPMMLGATGVDLYKSRDLLVPEDYGLFLLGLVVSFVVGLIAVVTFINLIKKLKLSWFAYYRFGLAAIFFLFLM; this is translated from the coding sequence GTGGATTATATCAAGGCAATCATTCTAGCCATTGTCGAAGGACTAACTGAATTCCTGCCGGTGTCATCAACTGGCCATATGATTCTCGTTGCCGATCTGTTGAACTTTGTCGGTGAGCGCGCTAAGACGTTTGAAGTTGTCGTTCAGTTGGGGGCGGTATTGGCTGTATTCGTATTGTATTTCAAGCGGTTTATCGGGTTTCTTAAATTTGATTTTTCCAAAGGCGCTGGTCTGAACGCGATCCATGTCGCTCTGGGCATGATTCCTGCAGGTGTGATGGGCGTGCTGCTGCATGGCTTCATCAAGCAGTATTTGTTCGGCACGGCTACCGTGCTGGTCGCGCTTATTGCCGGTGGTGTGTTGATGATCGCAGCGGAGCAGTACCAGAAGCGGCATGTCCCTTCCGCCGAAACGGTGGATGATATTACGTACAAACAAGCTTTTGGCATCGGTGTCTTCCAAATTCTTGCGCTCTGGTCGGGCTTCTCCCGTTCAGGCTCGACAATTTCTGGCGGCATCTTCATGGGTACGAGCCAGAAGGCAGCGGCGGACTTCACGTTCATCCTGTCCGTGCCGATGATGCTTGGGGCGACAGGAGTGGATCTGTACAAGAGCCGCGACCTGCTTGTGCCAGAGGATTATGGACTGTTTCTTCTCGGTCTCGTCGTTTCGTTTGTAGTTGGCCTGATCGCAGTTGTTACTTTTATCAATCTGATCAAAAAGCTCAAGCTGAGCTGGTTCGCATACTACCGGTTCGGCCTTGCCGCTATCTTCTTTTTGTTCCTGATGTAA